One segment of Clavelina lepadiformis chromosome 2, kaClaLepa1.1, whole genome shotgun sequence DNA contains the following:
- the LOC143445191 gene encoding transient receptor potential cation channel subfamily M member 3-like isoform X3 yields the protein MQPSNPTERSRLTSGEEPEPEKCWIEINIRKRECTKFIPSSANTHEVTLRCGCGRLFSDHHYLNTTGLIEDEEILPLGATANSLHGKVAVVSELSSAKQYETSFIQPESINIQSKDGGSKWNISQHTSLFPTDAYGTLEFQGTGEGDKSQYIRLAHDTKPDLVLQLLLDEWKLSAPKMVISVHGGAHNFQLQSKLHRVFCNGLIKAAKTTGSWIMTFGLNTGVGMIVGDAIKEHKARSRRKIVSIGVAPWGVVDHRDDLIGSEPISAYQTMGNPLSKGSVLNTAHTHFLLVDNGTDGRYDSELRFRRQLERRLSQQNINPHRTSMVCLVLEGGKNTINVVLESVRQNPPIPVIVCDGSGRAADLLAFAHQYADEDGTMMEDLRAQLLVLIQDTFKCSRDQAQYFYMSIMECVKKKELITIFRMGQDVKQDDIDIAILTAILKAQCKSAPDMLNLALSWNRIDIATSQIFVYGRQWPVLSLQQAMMDALINDRVDFVKLLMENGVSMHKFLTIARLEELYNAKTPVHLVYLINDVKKNIPPGCRFTLIDIGQVIELLMGGAYRSSYTRKRLRLYYAAKMKSEPGVRKQLSFMMGLNTFGSNTVAGKAETSTITQQENRKQALEVAHPTLPHFPYPFHELLIWAVLMKRQKMALFMWQQGEEAIAKALVACKLYKTMAKEAADDDLDVEESDQLRTFSKEFQDLAIQLLEICYHADDDATKHLLTYELKHWSRQTCLSLALAAKHRDFIAHPCVQLLLNDLWMGGLSERKNSGLKVILGIFCPIFLLTLDFKTHEELLLMPQTMEEHMHEVSSLSSFIGGSSSSSSSSSSSSSSSSGKSSLSLPKPEVLGRAVSEERVQDAYVMLTTRPKQLTLNKKIYEFYNAPITKFWMYAMAYIGVLLLFTYVVLVKMSNYPSIPEWIVISHVITMTMEKVREIVVSEPSGAGQKIKVWANSFWNLMDSVTILMFFTALGLRLTQNDHILQIGRALYCVNIVLWYTHLLNVFSVNKHLGPYVMLMGKMMVDMATFIILLAVILTSFGVARQAILHPNENASWTLLKDVMLEPYFMLYGEVYAGTIDPCYGEDKSLCVVGAWIAPTLMTIYLLVANILLLNLLIAVFNNTFARVKTYSDRIWKFQRYMTIVEFELRPVLPPPLILISYIFLIFQALCKKRKSGTSDRGLKLFLDDDDVEKLHDFEEDCVDEYFREKDKALIKEDSVDGKKFNHLLDTVDDMCEREVLLTNYIVDMHERLSSLEDTNVKLLQLQYSGSGLRSRHNTGRSDSCSGRENDVHPAPELGVVPESTASVRAWWSLRHRSRIRQDSEMSTASDWQNNFLRHSRTISQDRYMPTKATEKIEFKKPLRKTNSTGIIQENNPSADELESKGLARYKGINHLAVEEDFKSMSCQDIMLATDTSKQITNINHTVHGSTQIPDYGLQMRPLFKRNFAIPIDEDLRHDLLSSTESGSSSGRVTPKEMFAGVSESGLRRLEITNSTPTRLKPPMLKVATNLVNDQIPSTSSTPIMLSKLSVPPATSSTNTKKISNKIKPRHQRLSLSTGLGVGSQASPMNKSTYKSITDNIDTSSWHEIYAPLVPQTPFDGWWAGKAPEFDAQRPIKFSDQTSLSEWDEDNESNINRKGRSKSKSQHRRKKHLKRNKKILAQLAEAPSVPQLNSNNNSDPPYTNQTSTFPRSRRQTVSLTSLTNSQPEMLLFGDKVVK from the exons ATGCAACCGTCGAATCCAACGGAGCGAAGCCGACTGACATCGGGTGAAGAACCGGAGCCG GAGAAGTGTTGGATTGAAATTAACATTCGAAAGCGTGAATGCACAAAGTTTATTCCCAGCTCCGCCAATACACATGAAGTAACATTAAG atgTGGCTGTGGAAGGTTGTTTTCTGATCATCATTACTTAAACACTACCGGTTTGATTGAAGATGAAGAAATACTGCCTCTTGGTGCAACTGCAAACAGTCTTCATGGCAAGGTTGCTGTTGTATCTGAACTTTCTTCCGCCAAGCAATATGAAACTTCATTCATCCAACCTGAATCAATAAATATACA GTCAAAAGATGGTGGGAGTAAGTGGAATATTTCACAACACACATCCCTATTTCCAACTGATGCGTATGGAACATTGGAATTTCAAGGAACAGGTGAAGGTGACAAGTCACAG TACATACGACTTGCTCATGATACCAAGCCAGATTTGGTTCTTCAGCTTTTACTAGATGAATGGAAACTTTCAGCACCAAAGATGGTGATATCAGTGCACGGTGGCGCACATAATTTCCAACTTCAGTCTAAACTTCATAG GGTATTCTgcaatggtttgataaaagcTGCCAAGACTACAGGGTCTTGGATTATGACATTTGGTCTGAACACAG GTGTTGGAATGATTGTTGGTGACGCAATAAAAGAACACAAAGCAAGGTCACGCAGGAAGATTGTGAGCATTGGTGTCGCACCATGGGGTGTGGTGGATCATAGAGATGATCTTATTGGTTCCGAG CCTATTAGCGCTTACCAGACCATGGGAAATCCTTTAAGTAAAGGTTCTGTATTAAACACTGCTCACACTCATTTCCTGCTGGTCGATAATGGTACAGATGGAAGGTACGACAGCGAGTTGAGATTTAGAAGGCAACTTGAACGACGGTTATCTCAGCAGAACATAAACCCTC ATCGTACATCGATGGTATGTCTGGTTCTTGAAGGTGGTAAAAACACAATCAATGTAGTGCTAGAAAGCGTGCGCCAGAACCCTCCCATACCGGTCATAGTGTGTGATGGAAGTGGAAGGGCTGCTGACTTACTTGCCTTTGCTCATCAGTATGCTGATGAAGATGG CACAATGATGGAAGATTTGAGAGCTCAACTTCTTGTTCTTATCCAGGACACATTCAAATGCAGTCGAGATCAAGCCCAATATTTTTACATGTCAATAATGGAATGTGTTAAAAAGAAGGAATTG ATTACCATATTTAGAATGGGACAAGATGTAAAACAAGACGATATTGACATTGCCATATTAACTGCTATATTGAAAG cTCAGTGTAAATCTGCCCCTGACATGTTAAATCTGGCACTGTCCTGGAATCGCATTGATATTGCCACCAGTCAAATATTCGTATATGGTCGTCAATGGCCA GTGCTGTCCTTGCAACAAGCCATGATGGACGCCCTGATTAATGACCGCGTTGATTTTGTTAAGTTACTCATGGAAAATGGTGTCAGTATGCATAAATTTCTGACCATAGCAAGACTTGAAGAACTCTACAATGCG AAAACACCTGTTCATCTTGTCTACTTGATAAATGATGTTAAGAAGAATATTCCACCGGGATGCAGATTTACATTAATAGATATTGGCCAG GTCATAGAGCTGCTTATGGGCGGTGCTTATCGATCCAGCTACACAAGAAAGCGACTTCGCCTCTACTATGCTGCCAAGATGAAAAGTGAACCTGGTGTTCGAAAGCAGTTAAGCTTCATGATGGGGCTGAATACTTTTGGAAGTAACACAGTCGCTGGAAAGGCTGAA ACTTCCACAATCACGCAGCAGGAAAATAGGAAGCAAGCACTTGAAGTAGCACATCCCACTTTACCACATTTTCCTTACCCATTCCATGAACTGCTGATATGGGCCGTTCTGATGAAACGACAAAAAATGGCTCTGTTTATGTGGCAGCAGGGAGAGGAAGCCATTGCTAAG GCTTTAGTTGCTTGCAAGCTGTATAAGACAATGGCCAAAGAAGCTGCAGATGATGACCTGGACGTGGAAGAGTCTGATCAACTtcgaacattttcaaa AGAATTTCAAGATCTTGCCATTCAACTTCTTGAAATATGTTATCATGCGGACGATGATGCAACAAAACATCTTCTCACTTACGAACTTAAACATTGGAGTCGTCAGACTTGCCTTAGTCTTGCCTTAGCTGCCAAGCATCGTGATTTTATCGCCCATCCATGTGTTCAGCTTTTGTTGAATGATTTGTGGATGGGTGGGTTGTCAGAGCGCAAAAACTCAGGATTAAAG GTGATACTTGGTATATTTTGTCCCATTTTTCTTCTCACACTCGATTTCAAGACCCATGAAGAATTGTTATTGATGCCTCAAACTATGGAGGAACACATGCATGAAGTATCCAGCCTCTCCTCTTTCATTGGAGG TTCCAGCTCAAGTTCGAGTTCGTCATCCAGTTCAAGTTCATCTTCAAGTGGAAAAAGTTCATTGTCATTACCG AAACCTGAAGTGCTTGGGAGAGCTGTTTCAGAAGAAAGGGTACAAGACGCTTATGTTATGCTCACCACACGACCCAAACAACTTACACTTAATAAAAAGATCTATGAGTTTTACAATGCACCCATTACTAAGTTCTGGATGTACGCCATGGCATATATTGGTGTATTGTTGCTCTTCACATATGTTGTATTG GTGAAAATGTCCAATTACCCTTCCATACCAGAGTGGATAGTTATTTCACATGTGATAACCATGACCATGGAAAAG GTACGAGAGATCGTAGTATCTGAACCAAGTGGGGCTGgacagaaaataaaagtgtGGGCGAACAGTTTTTGGAATTTGATGGATTCTGTAACAATATTGATGTTTTTTACTGCCCTAGGCCTGAGGTTGACCCAGAATGACCATATTCTTCAAATAGGCCGGGCTTTGTATTGTGTCAATATTGTCCTGTGGTATACGCACCTGCTAAATGTCTTCAG TGTTAACAAACATCTTGGTCCATATGTGATGTTGATGGGAAAGATGATGGTCGACATGGCAACGTTTATCATTCTTCTTGCAGTCATCTTGACTAGCTTTGGGGTAGCACGGCAg GCAATACTGCACCCCAATGAAAATGCAAGCTGGACACTGCTCAAAGATGTTATGCTAGAGCCCTACTTCATGTTGTATGGAGAAGTGTATGCAGGGACCATAGATC cttGCTATGGTGAGGACAAAAGTTTGTGTGTCGTTGGAGCTTGGATAGCACCAACTTTGATGACGATTTACCTTCTTGTTGCCAACATTttgttgctgaacttgctcaTTGCTGTTTTTAA TAATACATTTGCACGTGTGAAGACCTACTCAGACCGAATATGGAAGTTTCAACGTTATATGACAATTGTTGAGTTTGAATTGAGGCCAGTCTTGCCACCCCCACTTATACTTATCAGTTACATTTTCTTGATCTTTCAAGCACTTTGCAAAAAGAGGAAATCCGGGACATCTGATCGTGGATTAA AATTATTTCTggatgatgatgatgttgaaaaattacatgacTTTGAAGAAGATTGTGTTGATGAGTATTTTCGAGAAAAAGACAAAGCTCTCATTAAGGAAGATTCAGTAGATGGGAAAAA GTTTAATCATTTACTTGATACTGTTGATGATATGTGTGAACGAGAAGTTCTACTGACAAACTACATTGTAGACATGCATGAACGTTTATCAAGTCTGGAAGATACTAATGTTAAG ctTCTTCAGCTCCAATATAGTGGATCTGGGTTAAGATCTCGACACAACACAGGTCGCTCTGATTCATGCTCAGGGCGTGAAAACGACGTTCACCCGGCTCCAGAGCTTGGAGTCGTGCCCGAGAGCACAGCATCTGTGCGTGCTTGGTGGTCACTGAGACATCGAAGTCGTATTCGTCAGGACTCAGAAATGAGTACCGCAAGTGACTGGCAGAATAACTTCCTAAGACACAG taGAACTATCAGTCAAGATCGCTATATGCCAACTAAAGCAACTGAGAAAATTGAATTCAAAAAACCGCTAAGAAAAACTAATTCTACAG GTATCATTCAAGAAAATAATCCCAGTGCCGATGAGCTGGAATCAAAAGGACTTGCTCGGTACAAGGGAATCAATCACCTCGCGGTGGAAGAGGATTTTAAATCCATGTCTTGCCAG GACATCATGCTTGCAACTGATACGAGCAAGCAGATAACCAACATAAATCACACTGTTCATGGCAGTACACAAATTCCTGATTACGGCTTACA AATGCGACCACTATTCAAAAGGAATTTTGCCATTCCGATTGACGAGGATCTTCGTCATGACCTATTAAGCTCAACTGAGTCAGGATCTTCCAGTGGAAGAGTCACTCCTAAAGAAATGTTTGCTGGTGTTTCTGAAAGTGGTTTAAGGCGTTTAGAGATCACCAATAGCACACCCACACGTTTGAAACCACCAATGCTGAAAGTTGCCACCAACTTAGTTAATGATCAAATTCCCTCCACCAGCTCAACTCCCATAATGTTAAGTAAGCTTTCGGTTCCTCCTGCAACATCCAGTacaaatacaaagaaaatCTCAA ACAAAATAAAACCTCGTCATCAGCGTCTAAGCTTATCGACTGGCCTTGGTGTGGGTAGTCAAGCATCTCCAATGAATAAATCGAcatacaaaagtataacagacaACATTGATACATCAAGTTGGCATGAAATATATGCGCCACTTGTTCCCCAGACCCCATTTGATGGCTGGTGGGCTGGAAAG GCACCAGAGTTTGATGCACAAAGACCAATTAAATTTAGTGATCAAACATCACTCAGTGAGTGGGATGAAGATAATGAGTCTAACATCAATAGGAAGGGCAG atcaaaatcaaaatcacAACATCGCCGTAAAAAACATCTGAAAAGGAACAAGAAAATCCTTGCCCAGTTGGCAGAAGCACCCAGTGTTCCTCAGCTGAATTCCAATAACAACTCTGACCCACCTTACACTAACCAGACTTCCACTTTCCCAAGGTCTCGACGCCAAACCGTATCACTTACCAGCCTAACAAACTCACAACCTGAAATGCTTCTTTTTGGAGATAAAGTTGTGAAATGA